From Mycobacterium colombiense CECT 3035:
CGGTGCGCGTCGCCGCCTCGGTGCGCCGGACCAGGCCGTCGCCGGTGAAGACCAGGTCGACGTTGCCGATGGTGACCACGTCGCCCTCGGTCAGCACCGCCGAGCCGACCCGCACGCCGTTGACGAACGTCCCGTTCACGCTGTGCGCGTCGCGGATCTCGGTACCCAGCGGCGTCTGGATCAAGAAGGCGTGGTGGCGGGAGGCCAGGACGTCCTGGATGACGATGTCGTTGTCGGTGGCCCGGCCGATGGTCTGCGATCCGGCCGGCTTCTGGATAGCGCCGGACCGCGACGGGCGCAGCGCGTGGAACATCTTGGTCGCCAGGTTTGCCACCTCGGGCGGCTTGGCGGAGACCGGGGGGCCATCTGGGTGTGCGGGCTCCCCGAGACGGCCGGCATGTGCGCGACGGGCGGGGCGTTGTGCGGCGGTGGTGGCGCGGCGGGCGGGTACGCGGGCGGGCGTCCACCGCCGCCCCCGTACATGGTTTGGCCTGGCGAGGCTTGCCGCTGCACCGGCGCGGGCTGCGGTCGCCGCGGCGGCGCCGCCCAGCTGGGGGTGCGCCCGGGCGGCGGAGGCGGTGGGGCGACGGGTGGGGCCGGCTGCGCCGACCACGCCGCGGCCTGCGGCGGAGCCGCCACCGGGATGTTCATCGATTCGGTCCGGGGCGGGCGCCCGGCCATGCCCTGGTGGCGCCCGACGTCGAAGGTCAAAAGCGGCCCGTCGGGGTTTCCGATGTTCAGGGTCTGCCCGTCGTGGATCTCGACCACCGGCACGCGCCGGCCGTTGACGAAAGTCCCGTTGAGCGAACCGTTGTCGATGGCCAGCCACTTGCCCTGGTCGAAACGCAGCAGTAGGTGGGCACGCGAAATCAACGGGTGGGTGATACGCATGTCCGCTCGCAGATCGCGCCCGACTACTACATCGTGGCCCGCTGCGAAGGTGCGTTCCGATCCTTCGTGATGGACGGTTAGCGCTGGCGGGGCTGGTGCTGACATCGCCACAACTGTAGCTTGCAGCCCTGTGGTTTAGCTCTGAGCGCCCACAGCGTCAGGCGCGCCGGTCACCACGCAGTGCGTTCGGGTGTAGATCGTCGGCATGCACTGATTGCAGTGCGTGCACGCCGAATGCACCTGGTGGCGGGCGCCGTCGGCGGCGATCCGGTTGATCAGATCCGGCTCGGCCAGCAGCGCCCGGGCCATCGCGACGAACTCGAATCCCTCGGCCATCGCCAGGTCCATCGTCTCCCGGGTGGTGATGCCGCCGAGCAGGATCAGCGGCATCTTCAATTCGTTGCGGAACAGCTTGGCGTCGCGCAACAGATAGGCCTCGCGGTAGGGGTATTCGCGCAGGAATTTCTTGCCCGTCATGCGCATGCCCCAGCTCAGCGGCGGCTTGAACGCCCCGGCGAACTCCTTGAGCGGCGCGTCGCCGCGGAACAGGTACATCGGGTTGACCAGCGAGCTGCCCGCGGTGAGTTCGATCGCGTCCAGGCCGCCGTCCTCCTCGAGCCACTTGGCGGTGGTCAGCGATTCCTCCGTGCTGATGCCGCCGCGGACCCCGTCCGCCATGTTCAGCTTGGCGGTCACCGCGATGGGTGTGCCCTCCTTCTCCACCGCACGCCGGACGGCCATCACCATGCCGCGGGCGACCTTGGCGCGGTTCTGCAGCGATCCGCCGAACTCGTCGTCGCGGCGGTTGATCAGCGGGGACAGGAACGAACTCGCCAAGTAGTTGTGACCCAGGTGGATCTCGACGGCGTCGAACCCGGCCTCGATCGCCAGCCGGGCCGCGTTGGCGTGCCCGGCGATCACCTCGTCGATGTCCTCGCGGGTCGCTTTCTTGGCGAACCGCATCCCGATCGGGTTGAAGAACCGGACCGGCGCCAGCGCCTTCGCCTTATTGGACTTGGCGTTGGCCACCGGGCCGGCGTGGCCGATCTGCGCGCTGACCGCGGCGCCCTCGGCGTGGATCGCGTCGGTGAGCCGGCGGAACCCGGGCACCGCCTCGGGTCGCATCCAGATTCCGTTGCCCTCGGTGCGGCCGCCGGGGGAGACGGCGCAGTAGGCGACGGTGGTCATGCCGACCCCGCCCGCGGCCGGCAGCCGGTGGTATTCGATGAGGTCGTCGGTCACCAGCGCCTCGGGCGTGCGCGCCTCGAAGGTGGCGGACTTGATGGTGCGGTTACGCAGCGTTATCGGACCGAGCTTCGCGGGGCTGAACACGTCCGGAGGGGTAGGCATACCGGGAGCGTGCCAGACTGTCAGCGTGGGAGCAATCACGCTGGACGGCAAGGCCACCCGCGACGAGATCTTCGTCGACCTCAAACAGCGGGTGACCGCGCTGACCGCCGCGGGCCGCACCCCTGGACTGGGCACCATCCTGGTGGGCGACGACCCCGGCTCGCAGGCCTACGTGCGCGGTAAGCACGCCGACTGCGCGAAGGTCGGCATCACCTCGATCCGCCGCGACCTGCCCGCCGACATCAGCACCGCCACCCTGAACGAGACCATCGACGAGCTCAACGCCAATCCCGACTGCACCGGTTACATCGTGCAGTTGCCGCTGCCCAAGCAGCTGGACGAGAACGCGGCGCTGGAGCGGGTGGACCCGGACAAGGACGCTGACGGGCTGCACCCGACCAACCTGGGCCGGCTGGTGCTCAACAACCCGGCCCCGCTGCCGTGCACCCCGCGCGGCATCGTGCATCTGTTGCGCCGCTACGACGTTGAGATCGCCGGCGCGCACGTGGTCGTCATCGGCCGCGGCGTCACGGTCGGCCGTCCGCTGGGGCTGCTGCTGACCCGGCGCTCCGAGAACGCCACGGTGACGTTGTGCCACACGGGAACTCGCGACCTGCCGGCGCTGACCAGGCAGGCCGACATCATCGTCGCCGGCGTGGGGGTGCCGCACATGGTGACCGCCGACATGGTGCGTCCAGGCGCCGCGGTGCTCGACGTCGGCGTCAGCCGGGTGGACGGCAAGCTCACCGGCGATGTGCACCCCGACGTGTGGGAGGTGGCCGGCCACGTGTCGCCGAACCCCGGCGGCGTGGGCCCGCTGACCCGCGCGTTCCTGCTGACCAACGTCGTCGAGCTGGCCGAGCGGCAATGACCCCACGCGCCGTGCTGCGGGCCCAATGGCCAATTGTATTGGTGGGCTTGATCTTTGCGGCGGCACTGGCGTTGGTCGGGGCCAACTTCTGGCGTCGCGGTTCGCTGTTGATCGGGATCGGCGTCGGCGTGGCGGCACTGCTGCGGCTGGTGTTGTCCGAGGACCGGGCCGGCCTTCTGGTGGTGCGCGGCAAGGGAATCGACTTCATGACCACCGCGACGGTCGGGGCGGCGATGTTCTACATCGCGTGGACCATCGACCCGCTGGGCACCCGTTAGAAGCGTCAGACCCCCGGCAGGGCCGGAACCTGCCCGGCCATTCCCGTCATCCCCGGCACCTGACCCGTCATCGCGGGGAGCTGCCCGGCCATGCCGGGGATCTGTCCCGCCATGCCCGGGATCTGTCCCCCCATGCCCGGGATCTGTCCGGCCATGCCTGGCATCTGTCCGGGCATGCCCGGCACCTGCGGCATGGCGCCGGACAGGTTGCCGTTGGCGATGTTCGCCATCTCCTCGGGGCAGTAGGTCTGGATCGCGATCGTGGTGAACATGCGCGCCATCGTGGGTGACATGCCCCGGCCGGCGACGCTGGACGCGACGGCGGCGAAGTTGCCACCCGGCTGCGACAGCATCGGGCACACCGACTCGCCGACGGACATCGCGTTGCCGGGCTCGCCGAAATCGACGCCGGCGTGGTTGAGCGCGTCGATGAAGTCGTCGCCGTTCCCGTTCGCTCCGGCCGGTGCCGCGAACGCCGAGGCGACCGTAAGCAGGCCGGCGGCGGCGGCCAGCAGGCGAATGGTGAAGGGCTGATGACGCAAAACCCAGATCCATTGATGAGTTCGTGCAAATGCCTTCACGCCAGCCTCCCCGTCCGCCATGGAGTGCGCGTCTGAGGCACTCGAATCACGCCTACGAACTCTGAGCCATGACTGTCACGTTTACGACACGGTGGGGTAAAGGTTCGCACAATATGCGTTTCGCGAGGTCACGGTCTCCGCGACGTCGGTTATTACGCAGCCCCGTTGCGCAAGGCCGGGCGGCGGATCGACGCCACACTGTGATGTGACACGGGCGGCGACACCGGAATTCTGGGCGCGACATGAACCAGAATCTGCGCGCATGACGACTAATCGCAGCCGTCCGCCCAGCCATGGGATCTCTCGTCAGGCGTTTCTGCGTGGCGCCGTCACGCTGGCGACGGGAGCGGTGTTCGGCACCGGACCGGCGGCGGCGGACCCCGCCACCGGGTGGTCCGGATTGGCTTCGTCGATCGGTGGCAGCGTGTTGTTGCCGGCCAACGGATCCCAATTCTCCACCGGCAAGCAGGTTTTCAACTCGTTCTACAACAACTCCAATCCCGCTGCGGTGGTGCGGGTTTCGTCGCAGGCCGACGTGCAGAAGGCGGTCGCCTTCGCGAAGGCCAACAACCTCAAGATCGCGCCGCGCGGTGGTGGGCACTCATATGTCGGCGCTTCCGGCGCCAACGGCACCATGGTGCTCGACCTGCGCGGCCTGCCCGGCGGCGCGAACTTCGACGGCAACAACGTCACGGTGACCCCGGCGACGAATGTGTATGCGGTGCACCAGTCCCTGGCCGGCGCGGGCCGCGCCGTTCCCACCGGAACCTGCCCGACTGTCGGCATGGCGGGGCTGGCGCTGGGTGGCGGGGTGGGCGCCGACGCCCGTCGCGCCGGGCTCACCTGCGACGCGTTGCAGTCCGCGACGGTGGTGCTGCCCAGCGGCGACGTGGTCACCGCGTCGGCCAATGACAACCCGGATCTGTTCTGGGCGTTGCGCGGTGGCGGCGGCGGCAACTTCGGGGTGACGACCTCGATGACGTTCGCGACGTTCGCCACTGCCGACAGCGACCTGGTGCGGCTGGACTTTCCGCCGTCATCGGCGGTGCAGGTGCTCACCGGTTGGCAGTCCTGGCTGGCGGGCGCGGACCGGAACGCCTGGGGGATGGTCGACCTGTCGGTCGGTTCGGCGCAGGCGAATTGCCATGTGCTGGCGACGGCTCCGGCCGGCACCGGCTCCGCGGTGGTGGACGCCCTCAAGTCCGCGGTGGGGCTGGCGCCCAGCGCGGTGACCAACAAGACGCTCAGCCACATGGACCTGGTCACCTATCTGGCCGGAGGCAGCGGGACCAGCCCGGCGCGCGGCTTCGTCGCCGGGTCCGACGTGATCGGGCCGATGACTTCGGCTGCGGCCCATGCCATTGCGACCGCGGCCGGGCAGTGGCCGGCCTCGGGGGCCGGACAGGCCTCGGTCCTGATCGACCCGCTCGGTGGCGCGGTGGCCGATGTCGCCGCGGGCGACACCGCCTTTCCGTGGCGCAATCAGTCCGCGGTGGTGCAGTGGTATGTCGAGCCCGCCGCCAACCAGGTCGGCGCCGCGACCACCTGGGTGGGCAGCGCGCACCAGGCGGTGCAACAGTTCTCCGTCGGCGGCTACGTCAACTACCTGGAGCCCAACCCGACGCCGTCCCGCTATTACGGGTCGAATCTGCCGCGACTGACCACCGTGCGGCAGAAGTACGACCCCAACCGGATGATGTTCTCGGGGCTGGATTTCTAGCCGCGCCCGGCTACTGCGTGGTCCAGAACGGCCCCCGCCGGGGGGCACCAGCCCGGGGTCGCCAACGCAGTAAGCCTTGTCCGCGGCCGCCCCTGCCTGCCCTACCTTGGCGATCACCGCGGCAACGGCGGCCTCACGGGTGGCGCCCCAGGCGCCGAGCAGGCTGGGGCCGTCATCGGAGAGGGCCACGCAGCCGCCCTCGCCTTCGGCGAGGATGCGGCAATCGGTTGCGCCGTGCTTCTGCGCGCATTGGTTTATCGCAAACGCCTCGATGCGAGTCTGGGTGGCGAGACCCCCGCCCACTGTGGTTTCGAAGGCATGGGCCGAATCCGATCCCGCCATCACGATGTAGCCGCCGCTGGCGTTCGCCGGCGCAGCCAGCCCGACAGCGCACGCGGCCGACACCACCGCGGACGCGAAAAGCTTGACCATAACGCCACCTCTACTGCCGCAAGTGTAATCGCGGCGATGGCACCGCGCAGCTTTTGCAACCGCCCGGCGAGGGGTGGTTCCTGATCGCCGAAATCGCCATCGCGCCGGTCGATGTCACCGCGGACGGCATCGCTGCGAAATCATTTGCGCGAGTGTGTATCTATGGCGGTCGGGGCGCCGGTATTTGTCGGTGGGTGCGGCTAGCTTCGGGGTGTGGGTGATCAGCAGGATGTCGACGAGGTGTTCGACGCGCTCGATGCGGCCTGGGGTCGCTTGTGCGCGCTGTCGTTGGACGCGTTGAACCCGCGCCAGCAGTTGGCGGTGTTGCAGCGCTGCGAACAGCAGCGTCGGCGCCTGCCGGCCGTCGAGCATCCGCTGATCAATTCCCTGGCCGGCCAGTCCCCCTCCGAGGAGCTCGGCGGCACAGTGGTCCATGCGATCACCGAGGCCACGCTGATCAGCCGCGCCGAGGCCTCCCGGCGCATCAACGAAGCCCGCGACCTAGGCCCCCGCCACGGCCTGACCGGCGAACCCCTCCCGCCGCTGCTGGCGGCCACCGCGGCCGCCCAACGCGCCGGCGCGCTCGGCTCCGGCCAGGTGGCGGTGATTCGCAAATTCTTTCACCAGTTGCCCGGCTGGATCGACATGCCGACCCGCGAGCAGGCCGAGGCTCGGTTGGCCAAGGAGGGCAGCCGGTTTGGTCCCGAACAGCTCACCGAACTGGCCCGCGCGATGACCAACGCGCTCAACCCCGATGGCACCTTCACCGACGAGGATCGCGCCCGGGCCCGCGGCCTGACCCTGGGCAACCAGCAAGCCGACGGCATGTCGGCGCTGCGCGGGCTGATCACCCCGGAACTGCGCGCCACCCTGGAAGCGGTGCTGGCCAAACTGGCCGCGCCGGGCATGTGCAACCCGTTCGACGAGACGCCGTGTGTGGACGGCGCTCCCACCGAAGAGGCCATCGAGCGCGATCCGCGTTCGGCGGCCCAGCGCAACCACGACGGACTCAACGCCGCCCTGCGCGCGCTCTTGGCGTCGGGAGAGTTGGGTCAGCACAACGGGTTACCGGCCAGCATCGTCGTCACGACAACGCTCCAAGAGCTGGAATCTGCCGCCGGGCGCGGGTTGACCGGTGGCGGCACCATCCTGCCGATGAGCGACGTGATCCGGCTGGCCCGCCATGCCCGTCACTATTTGGCCATCTTCGACAAGGGCAAGGCGCTGGCGCTGTATCACACCAAACGACTCGCCTCACCCGGACAGCGAATCGTGTTGTACGCCAAGGACCGCGGCTGCTCAAACCCGGGCTGCACGGTGCCCGGGTATTACAGTGAAGTCCACCACGTCACCGACTGGGCTACCTGCCACACCACCGACGTCAACGACCTCACCTTCGCCTGCGGACCCCACCACCGCCTGCTGCGACCCGGCGGCTGGACCACCCGCAAAAACACGCGCGGCGACACCGAATGGAAACCACCCCCACACCTCGACCGAGGCCAACCGCGCACCAACACCTTCCACCACCCCGAAAAACTGCTGCGCGAGGACGACGATGACGAGTGGTAGCGGGAGTGGGCCTCAGCCGGCCAGCGTCGCCCGCGTACACATGGTGACGTAGGGCAGCGCCAGGCCGGTCGAATTCGCCAGCGCCGGGTGGGTGGCGAGCAGCTGGCGCACCTGGTCGAGCGTCTGGGTGCGGACCTCGGTCGGCGAGGTGATGCAGTAGCTGCGCGACGCGACCAGGTCGATCAACGCCTGCGGCGTAAGGTAACTCGTCCACTCGACCTGATGATGCGCCAGGTCCGTGAACGGCTCGGGCAACGTCACCCGGGTGCGGCCGTCGCCGTCGCTGCCGATGATCCGGCCCAGTTCGCGCACCCAGCCGAGCCGCTCGTCACGGGTGTTCCACACCAGGCCCAGTCGGCCGCCGGGCCGCAGCACCCGGGCCACCTCGGGAATCGCGCGCTCCGGATCCACCCAATGCCACGCCTGCGCCACCAGCACCACGTCAACGCTGTTGTCCTCCAACGGAATCTCCTCCGCGGTGCCCAGCAGCGCCCGGGTCTCCGGCAGCGAGGTGCGCAACACCTCCAGCATGTCCTGAATCGGGTCGACGGCCACCACGTCCAGGCCGCGTTCCACCAGCCTGGTGGTCAGCTTGCCGGTGCCGGCGCCGAGATCGAGCACCCGACGCGCCCCGACCGGCAACAGCCAGTCGATCGCTTCCGGGGGATAGGAGGGGCGCCCACGCTCATACGCCGCGGCCGCCGAGCCGAACGAGAGGGAGCGGTCGTGCCGCGAGCGGGTCATGCGTTACGAGGCGCCTTCCCTGTCGTCCGCCAATACCAGTGTCTTGCGGATCATTTCGCCGACGGCGTCGGCTTCCACCAGGAAGCCGTCGTGGCCGCACAGGGAATCCACGACCTGCAGGTCGGTGCAGCCGGGCAGCTGCTCGGCCAGCTCCTGCTGCAGGCGCAGCGGGTAGAGCCGGTCGGAGGTGATGCCGCCGACCACCACCGGAACCGGGCAGTTGCGCAACGCTTTACGCACCCCGCCGCGGCCCCGGCCGACGTCGTGACTGTTCAGTGCCTCGGTCAGGGCCACGTAGCTACCCGCGTCGAAACGCTCCACCAACTTGTTGCCCTGGTACTCGAGATAGCTCTGCACCGCGTAGCGGCCGTGGTTGGTCGGGTCCTCGTCGTCCTGCCCGAAGTTGCCGAACCGGGTGTCCAACTCGGCTTCGCCGCGGTAGGTCAAATGCGCGAAGCGGCGGGCGATCGCCAGCCCGGCATCGGGCGCGAGCCCGGTGTCGTGGTAGTCGCCGCCCTGCCAGTTCGGGTCGGCCTTGATCGCCGCGATCTGGGTGGACTGGGTGCCGATCTGATCGGCGGTGGCACGGGCACCGACCGCCAGCAGCAGCCCGGCCCGGACCCGGTCGGGGTAACCGACGATCCACTCCAAAGCCCTTGCGCCACCCATGGATCCGCCGGCCACCGCGGCGACCCGTTCGATGCCGAGCGCGGCGAGCGCGGCGATATCGGCCTCGACCTGGTCGCGGATCGTGATTCGGGGAAACCGTGAGCCCCAAGGCTTTCCGTCTCGGGTCCGCGAGCTGGGGCCCGTGGAGCCGCGGCAGCCGCCCAGCACGTTGGTGGCCAGCGCGCACCAGCGGTTGGTGTCGATCGGGGCGCCTGGCCCGACGATGCCCTCCCACCAGCCGCCGGTGGGATGTCCGGGGCCGGCCGGCCCGGTGACGTGCGAGTCGCCGGTGAGCGCGTGCAGCACCACCACCACGTTGTCGCGCGTCGGCGACAACTCGCCCCAGCGCTGGATGGCGATGTGAACGTCGTCGATGACCGCGCCGCCCTCGGTGGTCAGGGAGCCGATGTGGGCGAAGCCGATCTCACCTTCTTCGGGCAGCGTCTGGGTCGGCACGTCGGGGATGGTCATGGGCGGTTCCTAGAACGCCGCCACGGCTTGCGGGTCGGTCCCGGACGCACCCGCGGTCGCACCGAATTTGCTTGCCGCGGCGAAGCCGAGCTCCAGGTCGGCCAGGATGTCGTCGATGCCCTCGATGCCGACGGCCAGCCGCACCAGGCCGGGGCTGACCCCGGTGCTCAGCTGCTCCTTCGCGGACAGCTGTGCGTGCGTCGTCGACGCCGGGTGGATCACCAGCGAGCGCACGTCGCCGATGTTGGCGACGTGGCTGTGCAGCTTCAGCGCGTTCACGAACGCCTTGCCGGTCTCGACGCCGCCGGCCAACTCGAAGGCCAGCACCGCGCCGGTTCCCTTGGGCGCCAACTTCTTTGCCCGCTCGTGCCAGGGCGAGCCGGGCAGGCCCGCATAGTTGACCGACAGCACCCCGTCGTGGCCGGCCAGATACTCGGCCACGCGCTGCGCGTTGGCGACGTGGCGCTCCATGCGCAGGCTCAGCGTCTCGATCCCCTGCGCGACCAGGAACGCGTTGAACGGCGACGCGGCCGAACCGAGGTCGCGCAGCAGCTGCACGCGCGCCTTGAGCGCGTAGGCCGGCGGACCGAGCTCGGCGAACACCACGCCGTGGTAGCTCGGGTCGGGCGTGGTGAAGCCCGGGAACCGCCCCTGCGTCCAGTCGAACGTGCCGCCGTCGACGATGACGCCCGCGATCGCCGAACCGTGCCCGCCGAGGTACTTGGTGGCCGAGTGCACGACGATGTCGGCGCCGTGCTTGAACGGCTGGATCAGATAGGGCGTGGCGATCGTGTTGTCGACGATCAGCGGGATGCCGTTGGCGTGCGCGACGCCGGCGACCCCGGGGATGTCCAGCACATCGATCTGCGGGTTGGAGATCGTCTCGCCGAAGAAGGCCTTGGTGTTCGGCCGCACCGCCGACTGCCAGGAATCCAGGTCGTCGGGGTCCTCCACGAAGGTGACCTCGATGCCGAGCTTGGCCAGCGAGTAGTGGAACAGGTTGTAGGTCCCGCCGTAGAGCCGCGGGCTGGAGACGATGTGATCTCCGGCACAAGCCAGGTTCAATATGGCGAACGTCTCAGCGGCCTGTCCGGAGCTCAGAAACAGCGCCGCCACCCCGCCCTCCAGCGCGGCGACACGCTGCTCGACGACGTCGGTGGTCGGGTTGCCGATCCGGGTGTAGATGTTGCCCGGCACCTCCAGCCCGAACAGGGCGGCGGCGTGCGTGGTGTCGTCGAAGGTGTACGACGTGGTCTGGTAGATCGGCAGGGCGCGGGCGTTGGTGGCCGCGTCGGGGTGCTGGCCGGCGTGCACCTGCTTGGTGTCGAACGACCAGTTCGCGGTCGGATCGGCTTCGAGATCGGAGTTGTCGGAGGTCACGAGGGTGCTTTCTGCTGGTAGGGAATCTGCTGGCGGACGGGCGGGACGCCGGAAGGCGGCGTCAACCGGCGCCGCGGATTAGCAGCGACACACGATGAGGAGTGAATGAGCGAAGCGAGCGCACATCACGTTTCCCTGTCTACTCAGGGGCCCGTCACGGCGGACCCGCGCTTGCCGGATAGCCGGTTGTCTGGCTACTCAACCTGGTCATCACCCGGGGCACCCCACCGCGGTTGGAGGGTTGCCGGCCAGCAAGCCGGGGCTTGATGCTGGCGCTCATGACCAATACGAAGACTATCTTACTGTGCCGAGCCGGTGCCAACCCTCGCGGTACATGTGCAGGTCGACACCTGTCCAAACACCCTTGCTAACGTGGCAGTCAGACCGCTGAGCCCCAAGTTTTTCCACCCATCATTGACGCCGGGAGAGGGACCGTGAGCGCCGAACAGCCGACCGTCATCTACACACTGACCGACGAAGCGCCGCTGCTGGCGACTTACGCGTTCCTGCCCATCGTGCGTGCCTTCGCCGAGCCGGCGGGCATCGAGATCAAGACCAGCGACATCTCCGTGGCCGCCCGCATCCTCGCCGAGTTCCCCGAGCACCTGACCGAAGAGCAGCGGGTGCCCGACAACCTTGCGGAGCTGGGCCGGCTGACGAAGCTGGCCGACACCAACATCATCAAGCTGCCGAACGTCAGCGCCTCGGTGCCCCAGCTGATCGCCGCGATCAAGGAACTGCAGGGCAAGGGATTCAAGATCCCGGACTTCCCGCACAACCCGAAAACCGACGAGGACCGCGAGATCCG
This genomic window contains:
- a CDS encoding NADH:flavin oxidoreductase, coding for MPTPPDVFSPAKLGPITLRNRTIKSATFEARTPEALVTDDLIEYHRLPAAGGVGMTTVAYCAVSPGGRTEGNGIWMRPEAVPGFRRLTDAIHAEGAAVSAQIGHAGPVANAKSNKAKALAPVRFFNPIGMRFAKKATREDIDEVIAGHANAARLAIEAGFDAVEIHLGHNYLASSFLSPLINRRDDEFGGSLQNRAKVARGMVMAVRRAVEKEGTPIAVTAKLNMADGVRGGISTEESLTTAKWLEEDGGLDAIELTAGSSLVNPMYLFRGDAPLKEFAGAFKPPLSWGMRMTGKKFLREYPYREAYLLRDAKLFRNELKMPLILLGGITTRETMDLAMAEGFEFVAMARALLAEPDLINRIAADGARHQVHSACTHCNQCMPTIYTRTHCVVTGAPDAVGAQS
- a CDS encoding bifunctional methylenetetrahydrofolate dehydrogenase/methenyltetrahydrofolate cyclohydrolase → MGAITLDGKATRDEIFVDLKQRVTALTAAGRTPGLGTILVGDDPGSQAYVRGKHADCAKVGITSIRRDLPADISTATLNETIDELNANPDCTGYIVQLPLPKQLDENAALERVDPDKDADGLHPTNLGRLVLNNPAPLPCTPRGIVHLLRRYDVEIAGAHVVVIGRGVTVGRPLGLLLTRRSENATVTLCHTGTRDLPALTRQADIIVAGVGVPHMVTADMVRPGAAVLDVGVSRVDGKLTGDVHPDVWEVAGHVSPNPGGVGPLTRAFLLTNVVELAERQ
- a CDS encoding DUF3017 domain-containing protein, giving the protein MTPRAVLRAQWPIVLVGLIFAAALALVGANFWRRGSLLIGIGVGVAALLRLVLSEDRAGLLVVRGKGIDFMTTATVGAAMFYIAWTIDPLGTR
- a CDS encoding DUF732 domain-containing protein, encoding MKAFARTHQWIWVLRHQPFTIRLLAAAAGLLTVASAFAAPAGANGNGDDFIDALNHAGVDFGEPGNAMSVGESVCPMLSQPGGNFAAVASSVAGRGMSPTMARMFTTIAIQTYCPEEMANIANGNLSGAMPQVPGMPGQMPGMAGQIPGMGGQIPGMAGQIPGMAGQLPAMTGQVPGMTGMAGQVPALPGV
- a CDS encoding FAD-dependent oxidoreductase; translation: MTTNRSRPPSHGISRQAFLRGAVTLATGAVFGTGPAAADPATGWSGLASSIGGSVLLPANGSQFSTGKQVFNSFYNNSNPAAVVRVSSQADVQKAVAFAKANNLKIAPRGGGHSYVGASGANGTMVLDLRGLPGGANFDGNNVTVTPATNVYAVHQSLAGAGRAVPTGTCPTVGMAGLALGGGVGADARRAGLTCDALQSATVVLPSGDVVTASANDNPDLFWALRGGGGGNFGVTTSMTFATFATADSDLVRLDFPPSSAVQVLTGWQSWLAGADRNAWGMVDLSVGSAQANCHVLATAPAGTGSAVVDALKSAVGLAPSAVTNKTLSHMDLVTYLAGGSGTSPARGFVAGSDVIGPMTSAAAHAIATAAGQWPASGAGQASVLIDPLGGAVADVAAGDTAFPWRNQSAVVQWYVEPAANQVGAATTWVGSAHQAVQQFSVGGYVNYLEPNPTPSRYYGSNLPRLTTVRQKYDPNRMMFSGLDF
- a CDS encoding HNH endonuclease signature motif containing protein; amino-acid sequence: MGDQQDVDEVFDALDAAWGRLCALSLDALNPRQQLAVLQRCEQQRRRLPAVEHPLINSLAGQSPSEELGGTVVHAITEATLISRAEASRRINEARDLGPRHGLTGEPLPPLLAATAAAQRAGALGSGQVAVIRKFFHQLPGWIDMPTREQAEARLAKEGSRFGPEQLTELARAMTNALNPDGTFTDEDRARARGLTLGNQQADGMSALRGLITPELRATLEAVLAKLAAPGMCNPFDETPCVDGAPTEEAIERDPRSAAQRNHDGLNAALRALLASGELGQHNGLPASIVVTTTLQELESAAGRGLTGGGTILPMSDVIRLARHARHYLAIFDKGKALALYHTKRLASPGQRIVLYAKDRGCSNPGCTVPGYYSEVHHVTDWATCHTTDVNDLTFACGPHHRLLRPGGWTTRKNTRGDTEWKPPPHLDRGQPRTNTFHHPEKLLREDDDDEW
- a CDS encoding class I SAM-dependent methyltransferase, producing the protein MTRSRHDRSLSFGSAAAAYERGRPSYPPEAIDWLLPVGARRVLDLGAGTGKLTTRLVERGLDVVAVDPIQDMLEVLRTSLPETRALLGTAEEIPLEDNSVDVVLVAQAWHWVDPERAIPEVARVLRPGGRLGLVWNTRDERLGWVRELGRIIGSDGDGRTRVTLPEPFTDLAHHQVEWTSYLTPQALIDLVASRSYCITSPTEVRTQTLDQVRQLLATHPALANSTGLALPYVTMCTRATLAG
- the metX gene encoding homoserine O-acetyltransferase MetX; the encoded protein is MTIPDVPTQTLPEEGEIGFAHIGSLTTEGGAVIDDVHIAIQRWGELSPTRDNVVVVLHALTGDSHVTGPAGPGHPTGGWWEGIVGPGAPIDTNRWCALATNVLGGCRGSTGPSSRTRDGKPWGSRFPRITIRDQVEADIAALAALGIERVAAVAGGSMGGARALEWIVGYPDRVRAGLLLAVGARATADQIGTQSTQIAAIKADPNWQGGDYHDTGLAPDAGLAIARRFAHLTYRGEAELDTRFGNFGQDDEDPTNHGRYAVQSYLEYQGNKLVERFDAGSYVALTEALNSHDVGRGRGGVRKALRNCPVPVVVGGITSDRLYPLRLQQELAEQLPGCTDLQVVDSLCGHDGFLVEADAVGEMIRKTLVLADDREGAS
- a CDS encoding bifunctional o-acetylhomoserine/o-acetylserine sulfhydrylase, giving the protein MTSDNSDLEADPTANWSFDTKQVHAGQHPDAATNARALPIYQTTSYTFDDTTHAAALFGLEVPGNIYTRIGNPTTDVVEQRVAALEGGVAALFLSSGQAAETFAILNLACAGDHIVSSPRLYGGTYNLFHYSLAKLGIEVTFVEDPDDLDSWQSAVRPNTKAFFGETISNPQIDVLDIPGVAGVAHANGIPLIVDNTIATPYLIQPFKHGADIVVHSATKYLGGHGSAIAGVIVDGGTFDWTQGRFPGFTTPDPSYHGVVFAELGPPAYALKARVQLLRDLGSAASPFNAFLVAQGIETLSLRMERHVANAQRVAEYLAGHDGVLSVNYAGLPGSPWHERAKKLAPKGTGAVLAFELAGGVETGKAFVNALKLHSHVANIGDVRSLVIHPASTTHAQLSAKEQLSTGVSPGLVRLAVGIEGIDDILADLELGFAAASKFGATAGASGTDPQAVAAF